The proteins below come from a single Erythrobacter sp. SG61-1L genomic window:
- a CDS encoding response regulator transcription factor, translating to MRLLLVEDDAELGRRLSERLRGAGFAMDLARDSAEAEDWPDLDKMGAIILDLGLPDGDGIDLLRQWRAKKVDCPILILTARGSWQDKVEGLNAGADDFVVKPVRFEELLARLNALFRRHAGKRESGIVLGDLALDPLTHSVTLNGETLDLARQEFRLLHLFMRRAGQVLSQGDILENLYELDAPRELNTIEVMVGRLRRKIGKQRITTLRGLGYRFEK from the coding sequence ATGCGCCTGCTGCTGGTGGAGGACGATGCCGAACTTGGCCGGAGGCTGAGCGAGCGCCTGCGCGGCGCGGGCTTTGCCATGGACCTCGCGCGCGATAGCGCCGAGGCGGAGGACTGGCCCGATCTCGACAAGATGGGAGCGATCATTCTCGACCTCGGCCTGCCCGATGGCGACGGGATCGATCTGCTGCGCCAGTGGCGCGCGAAGAAGGTGGATTGCCCGATCCTGATCCTGACCGCGCGAGGAAGCTGGCAGGACAAGGTGGAAGGTCTGAACGCCGGCGCAGACGACTTCGTGGTGAAGCCGGTGCGCTTCGAGGAACTGCTTGCCCGGCTCAACGCCCTGTTTCGCCGGCATGCGGGAAAGCGGGAAAGCGGCATCGTGCTGGGCGATCTGGCGCTCGACCCGCTCACTCACTCCGTGACATTGAACGGCGAGACGCTGGACCTTGCCAGGCAGGAATTCCGCTTGTTGCACCTGTTCATGCGCCGTGCGGGCCAAGTGCTGTCTCAGGGAGACATTCTGGAAAATCTCTACGAGCTGGATGCCCCGCGCGAACTCAACACGATCGAAGTGATGGTGGGCCGCCTGCGTCGCAAGATCGGCAAGCAGCGCATTACCACTCTGCGCGGACTGGGCTACAGGTTCGAGAAATGA
- a CDS encoding HAMP domain-containing sensor histidine kinase, with protein MTSAHPATLPPARAQSGSLRLRFLLAVMLWVVLGIGSIWISATRVFTSHVEQQFHDELNVHVRELARLTDIDSKGRPFLIRPLSDPRYEVPLSGYYWQVNAASGAVLRSASMTRGNLDDEVAHSHTIAHRVEEGPTGPVIAYGLARSDRMGGETHFVIATDQEELNRVVRNFTRELTLALAVLGLLLLATGFAIIRYGLRPLNRLGEAVARLREGQAVQLEGTYPSEIAPLADDLNDYIRQNAEMIARARVQAANLAHSLRTPLAVVTDEAERLAEGDKAPESARVLLDQARMMEQQIEYQLARARSAGARVPGSTSTLPDLLVPILSAMKRLHPDVHFVLRNELDGDCVLQADPVDFSELVSILIDNAGKWAASTVTVGLRETRGHVRISVEDDGPGMTASQIARAFEVGMRFDPDKPGSGLGLAIAKDICVSMGARLELKPEVGGLIAQLDFGEAA; from the coding sequence ATGACTTCCGCCCATCCTGCGACCCTGCCCCCGGCCCGCGCCCAGTCCGGCAGCCTGCGCCTGCGCTTCCTGCTGGCAGTAATGCTGTGGGTGGTGCTGGGCATCGGGTCGATCTGGATTTCGGCCACGCGGGTGTTCACCAGCCATGTGGAACAGCAGTTCCATGACGAACTGAATGTCCATGTGCGCGAACTTGCGCGGCTGACGGACATTGACAGCAAGGGCCGCCCGTTCCTGATCCGGCCGCTTTCCGATCCCCGCTACGAAGTGCCGCTTTCAGGCTATTACTGGCAGGTCAATGCGGCAAGCGGGGCCGTCCTACGCTCCGCCTCCATGACGCGGGGCAATCTGGACGACGAAGTCGCCCATTCGCACACTATTGCCCATCGTGTGGAAGAAGGCCCGACTGGGCCGGTAATCGCCTATGGCCTGGCGCGGTCGGATCGCATGGGCGGGGAAACCCATTTCGTCATCGCGACCGATCAGGAAGAGCTGAACCGGGTCGTGCGGAACTTCACCCGCGAGCTAACCCTTGCGCTCGCCGTGCTGGGCCTGCTGCTGCTGGCAACCGGCTTTGCCATCATCCGCTATGGCCTGAGGCCCCTCAACCGGCTTGGCGAAGCTGTCGCCAGACTGCGGGAAGGTCAGGCGGTTCAGCTGGAAGGCACCTATCCATCCGAGATCGCTCCGCTGGCCGACGACCTCAACGACTATATCCGCCAGAATGCCGAGATGATCGCACGCGCCCGCGTGCAAGCTGCCAACCTCGCCCATTCGCTGCGCACGCCGCTGGCGGTGGTGACGGACGAGGCTGAACGGCTGGCCGAAGGGGACAAGGCCCCTGAATCGGCCCGCGTTCTGCTCGATCAGGCGCGCATGATGGAACAGCAGATCGAATATCAGCTGGCCCGCGCCCGTTCAGCAGGCGCCCGAGTTCCGGGTTCCACCAGCACCCTGCCCGATCTCCTGGTGCCGATCCTCAGTGCAATGAAGCGGCTGCATCCCGATGTCCATTTCGTGCTGCGTAACGAACTGGATGGCGACTGCGTGCTCCAGGCCGATCCGGTAGACTTTTCCGAGCTGGTCTCCATCCTGATCGACAATGCCGGCAAATGGGCAGCATCGACTGTCACCGTGGGCCTTAGGGAAACGCGCGGCCATGTCCGCATCTCTGTAGAGGATGACGGGCCGGGCATGACTGCCAGCCAGATCGCCCGCGCCTTTGAAGTCGGCATGCGGTTCGACCCGGACAAGCCCGGCTCCGGCCTCGGCCTCGCCATAGCGAAGGACATTTGCGTGAGCATGGGCGCACGGCTGGAACTGAAGCCCGAGGTCGGCGGGCTGATCGCCCAGCTGGATTTCGGAGAAGCCGCCTAG